Genomic window (Escherichia fergusonii ATCC 35469):
AATCGCTAACAATTGCAATGAACCACGGCTAAAATCCGCCAGTTTTGCGGAAAATTCAGCCACTTTCGCCGCCGGAAGCGCCACCCGCAGCAGAACGAATGCCTGATAATCACTGTTGATAATTTTGCCGTCACAGTGCCCCAGCAACGCTTCAATGCCGGTTAACTGACTATATTCACATTGCAAAGTATATTCGGTTAATGGCGTCTTGCGTTGGGTCGTTAGCTGGCGCAGTGCCTGATTCACGCCGCCGCCATACGCTTTCACTAACCCACCGGTGCCCAGCAATATGCCGCCGTAGTAGCGCACCACCACGGCGGTAATTTCCCCGACGCCGCTGCCCATAAGTTGGGCGAGCATCGGTTTACCTGCCGTTCCCGCCGGTTCCCCGTCATCAGAGAAACCCAGTTGTTGAGAATCATCCGGTGCGCCAGCTACCCACGCCACGCAATGGTGGCGGGCATCAGGGTGTTCTGCCCGCACCGATTCAACAAACGCTTTCGCCGCCTCGACGCCATCGGTATGCGCCAACAGCGTAATGAAGCGGCTTTTTTTGATCTCTTCAACAACCGTGACCGGTGCCGCAGGAATTAACCAGCTTTCCATCACGCCAGTTTCAGATCCCGGGTCATGTTTTCCACGTTGTTTTCGTGGATCACCACGTTGTCTTCGATACGAATACCGCCGAACGGTTTCAGTGCTTCAATTTTCTGCCAGTTGAAGTGTTTGCTGAACTGCCCTTCACGCCACGGCGCCAGCAGCGATTCGATGAAGTAGATACCCGGTTCGATGGTTAACACCATGCCCGGCTGGAGAATACGAGTGCAGCGCAGGTACGGATATTTTGCCGGTGCCGCGAGGTGCGTACCGCTATCATCCTGCATAAAACCAGCGACGTCATGCACCTGCAGGCCCAGCGGATGGCCGATACCATGCGGCATAAACGGTCCGGTAAGATCATTTTCGACCATCGCCTCTTCACTCATATCAGTGATGATTTGATGTTTACGCAGCAGTTTGGCGATGCGCTGATGGAACTGGATGTGGTAATCCACATAGCTGACGCCTGCTTTCATGGTAGCGATCAGCGCCAGTTGTTCATCATTTACGTCTTTCACCAGCTGTGCATAGTCGTTGTCGCTTTTTGCCGACCAGGTACGAGTCAGGTCAGCCGCATAGCCGTTATATTCGGCCCCGGCATCCAGCAGGAAGCTGCGCATCTCTTCCGGTGCCTGATGGTCCAGTTTGGTGTAATGCAGTACCGCAGCATGTTCGTTGAGCGCCACAATGTTGCTGTAAGGTACGTCGGTATCACGATGACCGGTCGCGGTCAGATAGGCAATGTTGATATCGAACTCGCTCATGCCAGAACGGAACGCTTCTTCTGCCGCGCGATGACCGTTGACCGCCATTTTCTGCGCTTCACGCATACAGGCCAGTTCGTACTCAGTTTTGAAGGAGCGGTAGTAATGCAGGTAGTCGATAACCCCTTTCGGGTTGATATTGCTGGCCTCAATGCCCAGTTGCAGCGCACGTTCCGGCACCGGGCCGATATACCCGATATTGCCGCGCGCAGCTGGTAACAGGCTACCAATGCCATCGGCTTTCGGCAGCGCGATCACTTCTACGTCTTCAGTCCAGAAAGAGGTCGGCAAAGGTTCGACGTTGTGCCAATAATCAACCGGCAGATAGAACCACAGTTTCGGCTTATTCACGCCATCCACCAGCAACCAGCAGTTTGGCACCTGAGTTACCGGCACCCACGCTTTGAATTGCGGGTTCACTTTAAACGGATAGGGATGATCGTCGAGAAAAACGTTGAACAGTTCGCCGGAGTGAATAAGTAACGCATCCAGCTTGAAGCGCGCCAGCGCATCGCGAGCCCGTTTCTGCAAGGTAGCTATATGATTTTTATAGAGTGAGGCCAGTGATTCCATTTTTTACCCTTCTGTTTTTTTGACCTTAAGTCTCCGCATCTTAGCACATCGTTCATCCAGAGCGTGATTTCTGCCGAGCGTGATCAGATCGGCATTTCTTTAATCTTTTATTTGCATATTTTTAACACAAAATACACACTTCGATGCATCTGGTACGACCAGATCACCTTGCGGATTCAGGAGACTGACATGCTTTACAAAGGCGACACCCTGTACCTTGACTGGCTGGAAGATGGCATTGCCGAACTGGTATTTGATGCCCCAGGTTCAGTTAATAAACTCGACACTGCGACCGTCGCCAGCCTCGGCGAGGCCATCGGCGTGCTGGAACAGCAATCAGATTTAAAAGGGCTGCTGCTGCGTTCGAATAAAGCAGCCTTTATCGTCGGTGCTGATATCACCGAATTTTTGTCCCTGTTCCTCGTTCCTGAAGAACAGTTAAGTCAGTGGCTGCACTTTGCCAATAGCGTGTTTAATCGCCTGGAAGATCTGCCGGTGCCGACCATTGCTGCCGTCAACGGCTATGCGCTGGGCGGTGGCTGCGAATGCGTGCTGGCGACCGATTATCGTCTGGCGACGCCGGATCTGCGCATCGGTCTGCCGGAAACTAAACTGGGCATCATGCCGGGCTTTGGCGGTTCTGTACGTATGCCACGTATGCTGGGCGCTGACAGTGCGCTGGAAATCATTGCCGCCGGTAAAGATGTCGGCGCGGATCAGGCGCTGAAAATCGGTCTGGTGGATGGCGTAGTCAAAGCAGAAAAACTGGTTGAAGGCGCGAAGGCGATTTTACGTCAGGCCATTAACGGCGACCTCGACTGGAAAGCGAAACGTCAGCCGAAGCTGGAACCGCTAAAACTGAGCAAGATTGAAGCCACCATGAGCTTCACCATCGCTAAAGGAATGGTCGCACAAACAGCAGGGAAACATTACCCCGCACCCATCACCGCAGTAAAAACCATTGAAGCGGCTGCCCGTTTTGGTCGAGAAGAAGCCCTAAACCTGGAAAACAAAAGTTTTGTCCCACTGGCGCATACCAACGAAGCTCGCGCACTGGTCGGCATTTTCCTTAACGATCAATATGTAAAAGGCAAAGCGAAGAAACTCACCAAAGACGTTGAAACCCCGAAACAGGCCGCTGTGCTGGGCGCAGGCATTATGGGTGGCGGCATCGCTTACCAGTCTGCGTGGAAAGGCGTACCGGTTGTCATGAAAGATATCAACGACAAGTCGTTAACCCTCGGCATGACCGAAGCCGCGAAACTGCTGAACAAGCAGCTTGAGCGCGGCAAGATCGACGGTCTGAAACTGGCTGGCGTGATCTCCACGATTCATCCAACGCTCGACTACGCCGGGTTTGATCGCGTGGATGTTGTGGTAGAAGCGGTAGTCGAAAACCCGAAAGTGAAAAAAGCCGTGCTGGCAGAAACCGAGCAGAAAGTACGCCCGGATACCGTGCTGGCTTCCAATACTTCAACCATTCCTATCAGCGAACTGGCCAACGCGCTGGAACGCCCGGAAAACTTCTGCGGGATGCATTTCTTTAACCCGGTCCACCGGATGCCGTTGGTGGAAATTATTCGCGGTGAGAAAAGCTCCGACGAAACCATCGCGAAAGTTGTCGCATGGGCGAGCAAGATGGGTAAAACGCCAATTGTGGTTAATGACTGCCCCGGCTTCTTTGTTAACCGCGTGCTGTTCCCCTACTTCGCCGGTTTCAGCCAGCTGCTGCGTGACGGCGCGGATTTTCGCAAGATCGACAAAGTGATGGAAAAACAGTTCGGCTGGCCGATGGGTCCGGCATACCTGCTGGATGTCGTGGGCATTGATACCGCGCATCACGCCCAGGCAGTGATGGCAGCAGGTTTCCCGCAGCGGATGCAGAAAGATTATCGCGATGCCATCGACGCACTGTTTGATGCCAACCGTTTTGGTCAGAAGAACGGCCTCGGTTTCTGGCGTTATAAAGAAGACAGCAAAGGTAAGCCGAAGAAAGAAGAAGACGCCGCCGTTGACGACCTGCTGGCAGAAGTCAGCCAGCCGAAGCGCGATTTTAGCGAGGAAGAGATTATCGCCCGCATGATGATCCCGATGGTCAACGAAGTGGTGCGTTGTCTGGAAGAAGGCATTATCGCCACTCCGGCAGAAGCCGATATGGCACTGGTCTACGGCCTGGGCTTCCCTCCGTTCCACGGCGGCGCGTTCCGCTGGTTGGACACCCTCGGTAGCGCAAAATATCTCGATATGGCACAGCAATATCAGCACCTCGGCCCGCTGTATGAAGTGCCGGAAGGTCTGCGTAATAAAGCGCGTCATAACGAACCGTACTATCCCCAGGTTGAGCCAGCCCGTGCGGTTGGCGACCTGAAAACGGCTTAAGGAGTCACAATGGAACAGGTTGTCATTGTCGATGCAATTCGCACCCCGATGGGCCGTTCGAAGGGCGGTGCTTTTCGTAACGTGCGCGCGGAAGATCTCTCCGCTCATTTAATGCGTAGCCTGCTGGCGCGTAACCCGGCGCTGGAAGCGGCTGCCCTCGACGATATTTACTGGGGCTGTGTGCAGCAGACGCTGGAGCAAGGTTTTAACATCGCCCGTAACGCGGCGCTGTTGGCTGAAGTGCCTCACTCTGTCCCGGCGGTTACCGTCAATCGCTTGTGCGGATCATCCATGCAGGCATTGCATGACGCAGCACGGATGATCATGACTGGCGATGCGCAGGCATGTCTGGTCGGCGGCGTGGAACATATGGGCCATGTGCCGATGAGTCACGGCGTCGATTTTCACCCCGGCCTTAGCCGCAATGTCGCCAAAGCGGCGGGCATGATGGGCTTAACGGCAGAAATGCTGGCGCGTATGCACGGTATCAGCCGTGAAATGCAGGATGCCTTTGCCGCGCGGTCACACGCCCGCGCCTGGGCCGCCACGCAGTCGGGTGCATTTAAAAATGAAATTATCCCGACTGGTGGTCACGATGCCGACGGCGTCCTGAAGCAGTTTAATTACGACGAAGTGATTCGCCCGGAAACCACCATGGAAGCCCTCGCCACGCTGCGTCCAGCGTTCGATCCAGTCAGCGGCACGGTAACGGCAGGTTCGTCCTCTGCGCTTTCCGATGGCGCTGCCGCCATGCTGGTGATGAGTGAAAGCCGCGCCCGAGAATTAGGTCTTAAGCCGCGCGCCCGCGTGCGTTCGATGGCGGTCGTTGGTTGTGATCCGTCGATTATGGGTTACGGCCCGGTTCCGGCCTCGAAGCTGGCGCTGAAAAAAGCGGGGCTTTCTGCCAGCGATATCGGCGTGTTTGAAATGAATGAAGCTTTTGCCGCGCAGATCCTGCCATGTATTAAAGATCTGGGACTGATGGAGCAGATTGACGAGAAGATCAATCTCAACGGTGGCGCGATCGCACTGGGTCATCCGCTGGGCTGTTCCGGTGCGCGTATCAGTACCACGCTGCTGAATCTAATGGAGCGCAAAGACGTCCAGTTTGGTCTGGCGACGATGTGTATCGGTCTGGGTCAGGGTATTGCAACGGTATTTGAGCGGGTTTAAAAGCAACAGACTCCTGAAACGGCGCTTCGCTTGCCCGACCTGGCTACATGCAGGACGGGCAAGCGAAGCGCCCCTGGCTAAGAAGTTCGAACAGTTTATTTCAAAGCCATTGTTGCCAATGTCGATGAAAGAAAATTTAGTTGCCGTTCTTCCCGCCTGTCAGGGGCGGGTTTTTTATCTTCTTTATTCAGTGAATGCTTTAGTTAAACTGAAAGGCATTGCCTGATAACCACGAGTACCATGCAGTTGCATTTCAACGGCGGGTTCTTTTTCACCCCATTTGAACTCTTGCAAATATGGGTTCGGCAAGCTGGTGAATGCCCCAACTGTCAAATCAAATTCCCCACCGGCTGTTGCCGAGTAGACAAAAACGGAGTTTTTATCGTTCTGGAATTCGGTAATTGACGTAACCGGACTAAACCACTCATTGCCACGTTCTTTGCCGTATTCCCAGATTTGCTGCACCGTTTTATTCTTTTGGTCGATTTTATAGATCACCGAGCGACTGTATTTCATGCTCTGCATCGCAGGTTGTTCCAGGCCACGCCCGTCGCCGTTATCGAAAGCGGAGAGATAGAGAATGTCGCCTTTACTCTTACTGTCGATTTTGAACGCTGTGTGTTGCGTCCATGTCCAGTCAAAGTCGCCTTCGCAGGTGTTATTCTCACAAGCGATTTTTTGCCCTTTATCATCAACCGGCGTTAACACGGTAGCATCAAACGGTGCTTTCCAGCCTGCTGGTGTGCCCAGTATCCATTTCACTTTCTTGTCACGACCGATTTTTATGATCGCACTTTGGTGACGGGAACTAATAATAATGGAGTCATCTTCACTATCGTAATCGACGCTGTTTACATGCGCCCAGTTGCGGCCAGGGCCGCTACCTACGATATCGCCGAATTTATCTGAGGAGTCCAGTGCCGCGAGATCTTCTTCATTAAGCGTATGACCCGCCTGGCTGGCATCAATGTTCAGGCAAACAGCTCCCTGATCCAGGGTTTTCATAACCACATCGCGATAAGGATCAAGAATATCGAACAAACGCCATTCATCGACCACTACGCCGTTCTCATCTACTTCGGCAATAACATCGCGCACGGTACGCACATTTTTGCCATCAAGCCGCTTGTGGTTTGAACTGGCAACACGCAGGAAATAGTGCCCATTTGCGGCATTATCCATGGAGTGGGAGAAATCATTGTAGTTATCAGGTAAGCGACGATTAAATATCTCGCGTCCCATAATATCGTACTTCACGTAACGTTGACCGTAGCCCCAGGTAAGTGCGCCATCATGGTTTTGTTTAAAGCCCATCATTACGCCAGCGTTATAAATAGACTTTAGATCATAAATAGGGCTTGCGTTCATAAACCAACGAATATCGCCCTTCGAGTCAATAATTGCGTTGACAGGATAGAAGTTCCATTCCAGTGCGCCACCCACCGGGTTATTCCAGACAGTACGCGTTCCATTACCTGATTTATCTTTCAGATTGTTGAGTAAATACAGACGGTCCTGGAATTCTGGGGAGGTTTTCTTAACATCGACAGTAAAGAATGCGGAGGTTTCTTCTTTGGTTCCTGCTGATTCGTTATAGGCAGGCGGGGCGTATATCTTATAACTTTCTTTGATATTTTCGATCTTGCTGCCATATATTCGGGTGTATGCCACTTCAACAGTATTTAGATAGTCAGGGTAAAGACCGAAAACCGGGATACCGCCATAGGTTAAAAGGTATTTATTATTCACCTTATAGGCAATTTCCTGACCATTCTCTTTTGGCACGATACGCACTGATACATCACGCAGCTGATACCCACCATTACGAATCACAGCTGTCAGTGGCGCAATATCGTAGGGGTTCATAACGACTTCGCCAAGTTGCCCCTGGCGTTGATAATCAATTTTGGCGCCACTGGCACCACCAATTGCAAAAGCGGTATCAGGTATAGAGGTAATTGCTGCTACAGATAAAGCGAGAGAAGTTAACGCATATTTAAATTTCATAACACTCTCCATCAGTTTAATTAAAATACTTATTCCATTTTATTTTTCTGTCATAGCATCAGCGCTTTATTACAAGAATCCGTAAAATGAATTTTTTAAAACTAATATTATTGATTGGATGAATACAACCGGAGAGATTTCATCCCGTCTGGTATAACACAGGATGGTAGACATTGCGATTAAGAAATAATTAATAGAAAATTAAGCCACTCTACATTTTAAATAATTAGGATTGCAGACACAGGACATATATCAGGGGCAATATGCCCCTGATATATCATTTAAATAAACGCAAAAGCATCACCAAACAGGCGATCTTCTCGTGCATTGCGCTCATTACAGAACAGGTCACGAGCAATTTTCGCCATCTCGAAACGCCCGGCGATATAGATATCATGTTCCGCCAGCGTACCATGATCCTGCAACACTGCAGTTAACACCGTTCCGGTACGACCACGCCAGCCAGGCTCCGGTTGCTCAACAACAGGTTCGACGCGCAGACCTGGATACTGAAGCGATAACGCTTCCAATTCAGAGAGATCATAAAGGTGTTTTTCTTCCCGACCGCCCCAGTAGATAGTGACATCACGATTGGGATTACGCGCTAGTGCAGTCAGTAAAATAGAACGGGCGTAGGAGAATCCAGTACCACCGGCGATCAGAATCAACGGACGCTCTTCATCGTCACGCAACCATGCCTCACCGTGGGGAATATCTACCTCAATTTGACGATCTTTTAGAATTCGATCCATCACTGCCATGGCATAGAGATTGAGTTCCGAAGCGCCAATATGCAACTCAATAAACCCTTGTTCATTTGGTGTTGAGGCCATTGAGAATGGGCGCTTATCGCGCTCATCCATCACAACCATCAAATATTGGCCAGCACGAAAAGAAAAGGCCGCATCTGGCACTAAACGAACGCGGTATACGGTATCAGTGATAGCTTCTACCGAGGTCACTTTACAGCTTAAGGTTGTCATGCGCTTTCTCTGTCGGATCGATAAATAGGGCAAAACAAACGCGCATCAGGCGTTTTTACCGTTGTTGAAGATGGCCAGTTCATCCCAGATGGCGTCAATATGCGCGACAACATCCGGATCTTTTTTGATGGGACGCCCCCACTCACGCTGAGTTTCCCCCGGCCATTTATTCGTGGCATCCAGCCCCATTTTTGAACCCAGCCCGGAAACAGGCGAGGCAAAATCCAGATAATCAATGGGCGTGTTTTCGACCAACACCGTATCCCGCGCCGGGTCCATACGGGTGGTAATCGCCCAAATCACATCGTTCCAGTCGCGTGCGTTGACGTCATCATCACAAACGATCACAAATTTAGTGTACATAAACTGGCGTAAGAACGACCAGACGCCCATCATGACGCGCTTCGCGTGTCCGGCGTACTGTTTTTTGATTGTCACTACCGCCAGACGATAAGAACAGCCTTCCGGCGGCAGGTAAAAATCGACAATTTCCGGGAACTGTTTTTGCAGAATCGGCACGAACACTTCGTTCAACGCTACGCCCAGTACCGCGGGTTCATCTGGCGGACGCCCGGTATAGGTGGAATGGTAAATCGCATCTTCACGCTGGGTAATATGCGTCACGGTGAATACCGGGAAACTATCGACTTCGTTATAGTAACCGGTGTGGTCGCCATACGGCCCTTCCGGCGCCGTTTCGCCTTGTTCGATATACCCTTCCAGCACAATCTCCGCACTGGCGGGCACTTCAAGGTCATTGGAGATACACTTCACCACTTCGGTCTTGGTGCCGCGCAGCAATCCGGCAAACGCATACTCTGAAAGCGTATCCGGAACGGGGGTGACTGCACCGAGAATCGTGGCGGGATCGGCACCCAGCGCCACAGAAACCGGGAAACGTTCGCCCGGATGCGCCGCACACCACTCCTGATAATCCAGCGCGCCGCCGCGATGCGACAGCCAGCGCATAATCAGTTTGTTTTTACCAATCAGCTGCTGGCGATAAATGCCCAAATTCTGCCGCTCTTTATGTGGGCCGCGCGTTACGGTCAGCCCCCAGGTAATCAGCGGCGCGGCATCTTCCGGCCAGCAGGTCATAATGGGAATGCGATTGAGATCGACGTCATCGCCAGAGACGATTTTTTGTTGGCAGGGCGCACCACGCAGTCGCTTTGTCGGCATGTTCAATACTTGCTTAAACTGCGGCAGTTTATCAAACAGGTCGCGGAAACCTTTTGGCGGCTCCGGCTCTTTCAGAAACGCCAATAATTTACCCACTTCACGCAGCGCCGAAACATCTTCCTGCCCCATGCCCATCGCCACGCGCTTTGGCGTACCGAACAGGTTGCACAGCACCGGCATTGAGTAGCCTTTAGGGTTTTCGAACAACAACGCAGGCCCACCGGCACGCAAAGTGCGGTCAGCAATTTCAGTGATTTCCAGATGCGGATCCACCGGGAGCGTGATACGTTTTAGCTCACCCTGCTGTTCAAGCAGCGTCAGGAAGTCGCGTAAATCGTTATATTTCATGGCGTCCATTGTAGCCTCTTAATCTGCGCCCATTATACGGCGTTCATCTTTGCGATGCTGTAAATTTGTTAAATTAGCGTGAACTCTGACGGTATAACGCAAACCGGGGAATATAATTAACTTAGCGCAAAGCTTTTGCTATCCTTGCGCCCCGATTAAACGGATAAGAGTCATTATGCAATCCTGGTATTTACTGTACTGCAAGCGCGGGCAACTTCAACGTGCCCAGGAACACCTTGAGAGACAAGCGGTTAATTGCCTGGCTCCGATGATCACCCTGGAAAAAATCGTACGGGGTAAACGTACCGCAGTCAGTGAACCGTTATTCCCTAACTACCTGTTTGTGGAATTTGATCCAGAAGTGATTCATACCACGACTATCAGTGCTACACGTGGCGTCAGCCACTTTGTGCGCTTTGGTGCCTCACCTGCGATAGTCCCATCAGCGGTAATCCATCAGCTTTCTATCTACAAACCCGAAGGTATCGTTGATCCGGGAACGCCGTACCCAGGCGATCAGGTGATCATCACCGAAGGCGCTTTCGAAGGTTTTCAGGCCATTTTCTCCGAGCCTGATGGTGAAGCTCGTTCAATGCTATTGCTTAACCTTATC
Coding sequences:
- the pepQ gene encoding Xaa-Pro dipeptidase, encoding MESLASLYKNHIATLQKRARDALARFKLDALLIHSGELFNVFLDDHPYPFKVNPQFKAWVPVTQVPNCWLLVDGVNKPKLWFYLPVDYWHNVEPLPTSFWTEDVEVIALPKADGIGSLLPAARGNIGYIGPVPERALQLGIEASNINPKGVIDYLHYYRSFKTEYELACMREAQKMAVNGHRAAEEAFRSGMSEFDINIAYLTATGHRDTDVPYSNIVALNEHAAVLHYTKLDHQAPEEMRSFLLDAGAEYNGYAADLTRTWSAKSDNDYAQLVKDVNDEQLALIATMKAGVSYVDYHIQFHQRIAKLLRKHQIITDMSEEAMVENDLTGPFMPHGIGHPLGLQVHDVAGFMQDDSGTHLAAPAKYPYLRCTRILQPGMVLTIEPGIYFIESLLAPWREGQFSKHFNWQKIEALKPFGGIRIEDNVVIHENNVENMTRDLKLA
- the fadA gene encoding acetyl-CoA C-acyltransferase FadA, whose translation is MEQVVIVDAIRTPMGRSKGGAFRNVRAEDLSAHLMRSLLARNPALEAAALDDIYWGCVQQTLEQGFNIARNAALLAEVPHSVPAVTVNRLCGSSMQALHDAARMIMTGDAQACLVGGVEHMGHVPMSHGVDFHPGLSRNVAKAAGMMGLTAEMLARMHGISREMQDAFAARSHARAWAATQSGAFKNEIIPTGGHDADGVLKQFNYDEVIRPETTMEALATLRPAFDPVSGTVTAGSSSALSDGAAAMLVMSESRARELGLKPRARVRSMAVVGCDPSIMGYGPVPASKLALKKAGLSASDIGVFEMNEAFAAQILPCIKDLGLMEQIDEKINLNGGAIALGHPLGCSGARISTTLLNLMERKDVQFGLATMCIGLGQGIATVFERV
- a CDS encoding aryl-sulfate sulfotransferase translates to MKFKYALTSLALSVAAITSIPDTAFAIGGASGAKIDYQRQGQLGEVVMNPYDIAPLTAVIRNGGYQLRDVSVRIVPKENGQEIAYKVNNKYLLTYGGIPVFGLYPDYLNTVEVAYTRIYGSKIENIKESYKIYAPPAYNESAGTKEETSAFFTVDVKKTSPEFQDRLYLLNNLKDKSGNGTRTVWNNPVGGALEWNFYPVNAIIDSKGDIRWFMNASPIYDLKSIYNAGVMMGFKQNHDGALTWGYGQRYVKYDIMGREIFNRRLPDNYNDFSHSMDNAANGHYFLRVASSNHKRLDGKNVRTVRDVIAEVDENGVVVDEWRLFDILDPYRDVVMKTLDQGAVCLNIDASQAGHTLNEEDLAALDSSDKFGDIVGSGPGRNWAHVNSVDYDSEDDSIIISSRHQSAIIKIGRDKKVKWILGTPAGWKAPFDATVLTPVDDKGQKIACENNTCEGDFDWTWTQHTAFKIDSKSKGDILYLSAFDNGDGRGLEQPAMQSMKYSRSVIYKIDQKNKTVQQIWEYGKERGNEWFSPVTSITEFQNDKNSVFVYSATAGGEFDLTVGAFTSLPNPYLQEFKWGEKEPAVEMQLHGTRGYQAMPFSLTKAFTE
- the rfaH gene encoding transcription/translation regulatory transformer protein RfaH, with protein sequence MQSWYLLYCKRGQLQRAQEHLERQAVNCLAPMITLEKIVRGKRTAVSEPLFPNYLFVEFDPEVIHTTTISATRGVSHFVRFGASPAIVPSAVIHQLSIYKPEGIVDPGTPYPGDQVIITEGAFEGFQAIFSEPDGEARSMLLLNLINKEVKHSVKNTEFRKI
- the ubiD gene encoding 4-hydroxy-3-polyprenylbenzoate decarboxylase, translated to MDAMKYNDLRDFLTLLEQQGELKRITLPVDPHLEITEIADRTLRAGGPALLFENPKGYSMPVLCNLFGTPKRVAMGMGQEDVSALREVGKLLAFLKEPEPPKGFRDLFDKLPQFKQVLNMPTKRLRGAPCQQKIVSGDDVDLNRIPIMTCWPEDAAPLITWGLTVTRGPHKERQNLGIYRQQLIGKNKLIMRWLSHRGGALDYQEWCAAHPGERFPVSVALGADPATILGAVTPVPDTLSEYAFAGLLRGTKTEVVKCISNDLEVPASAEIVLEGYIEQGETAPEGPYGDHTGYYNEVDSFPVFTVTHITQREDAIYHSTYTGRPPDEPAVLGVALNEVFVPILQKQFPEIVDFYLPPEGCSYRLAVVTIKKQYAGHAKRVMMGVWSFLRQFMYTKFVIVCDDDVNARDWNDVIWAITTRMDPARDTVLVENTPIDYLDFASPVSGLGSKMGLDATNKWPGETQREWGRPIKKDPDVVAHIDAIWDELAIFNNGKNA
- the fadB gene encoding fatty acid oxidation complex subunit alpha FadB; translated protein: MLYKGDTLYLDWLEDGIAELVFDAPGSVNKLDTATVASLGEAIGVLEQQSDLKGLLLRSNKAAFIVGADITEFLSLFLVPEEQLSQWLHFANSVFNRLEDLPVPTIAAVNGYALGGGCECVLATDYRLATPDLRIGLPETKLGIMPGFGGSVRMPRMLGADSALEIIAAGKDVGADQALKIGLVDGVVKAEKLVEGAKAILRQAINGDLDWKAKRQPKLEPLKLSKIEATMSFTIAKGMVAQTAGKHYPAPITAVKTIEAAARFGREEALNLENKSFVPLAHTNEARALVGIFLNDQYVKGKAKKLTKDVETPKQAAVLGAGIMGGGIAYQSAWKGVPVVMKDINDKSLTLGMTEAAKLLNKQLERGKIDGLKLAGVISTIHPTLDYAGFDRVDVVVEAVVENPKVKKAVLAETEQKVRPDTVLASNTSTIPISELANALERPENFCGMHFFNPVHRMPLVEIIRGEKSSDETIAKVVAWASKMGKTPIVVNDCPGFFVNRVLFPYFAGFSQLLRDGADFRKIDKVMEKQFGWPMGPAYLLDVVGIDTAHHAQAVMAAGFPQRMQKDYRDAIDALFDANRFGQKNGLGFWRYKEDSKGKPKKEEDAAVDDLLAEVSQPKRDFSEEEIIARMMIPMVNEVVRCLEEGIIATPAEADMALVYGLGFPPFHGGAFRWLDTLGSAKYLDMAQQYQHLGPLYEVPEGLRNKARHNEPYYPQVEPARAVGDLKTA
- a CDS encoding IMPACT family protein — translated: MESWLIPAAPVTVVEEIKKSRFITLLAHTDGVEAAKAFVESVRAEHPDARHHCVAWVAGAPDDSQQLGFSDDGEPAGTAGKPMLAQLMGSGVGEITAVVVRYYGGILLGTGGLVKAYGGGVNQALRQLTTQRKTPLTEYTLQCEYSQLTGIEALLGHCDGKIINSDYQAFVLLRVALPAAKVAEFSAKLADFSRGSLQLLAIEE
- the fre gene encoding NAD(P)H-flavin reductase; translated protein: MTTLSCKVTSVEAITDTVYRVRLVPDAAFSFRAGQYLMVVMDERDKRPFSMASTPNEQGFIELHIGASELNLYAMAVMDRILKDRQIEVDIPHGEAWLRDDEERPLILIAGGTGFSYARSILLTALARNPNRDVTIYWGGREEKHLYDLSELEALSLQYPGLRVEPVVEQPEPGWRGRTGTVLTAVLQDHGTLAEHDIYIAGRFEMAKIARDLFCNERNAREDRLFGDAFAFI